A section of the Streptomyces sp. SCL15-4 genome encodes:
- the bldD gene encoding transcriptional regulator BldD, giving the protein MSSEYAKQLGAKLRAIRTQQGLSLHGVEEKSQGRWKAVVVGSYERGDRAVTVQRLAELADFYGVPVQELLPGTTPGGAAEPPPKLVLDLERLATVPAEKAGPLQRYAATIQSQRGDYNGKVLSIRQDDLRTLAVIYDQSPSVLTEQLISWGVLDADARRAVATHEEA; this is encoded by the coding sequence ATGTCCAGCGAATACGCCAAACAGCTCGGGGCCAAGCTCCGGGCCATCCGCACCCAGCAGGGCCTTTCCCTCCACGGTGTCGAGGAGAAGTCCCAGGGTCGCTGGAAGGCCGTGGTGGTGGGTTCGTACGAGCGCGGCGACCGTGCCGTGACCGTGCAGCGCCTCGCCGAGCTGGCCGATTTCTATGGCGTTCCGGTGCAGGAGCTCCTGCCGGGCACCACGCCGGGCGGCGCCGCCGAGCCGCCGCCGAAGCTGGTCCTGGACCTGGAGCGGCTGGCCACCGTGCCGGCCGAGAAGGCGGGCCCCCTGCAGCGCTACGCGGCGACGATCCAGTCCCAGCGCGGTGACTACAACGGCAAGGTGCTCTCCATCCGCCAGGACGACCTGCGCACACTCGCCGTCATCTACGACCAGTCGCCCTCGGTCCTCACCGAGCAGCTGATCAGCTGGGGCGTGCTGGACGCGGACGCGCGGCGCGCGGTGGCCACGCACGAAGAGGCGTAG
- a CDS encoding dihydroorotase, producing MSKILIRGAKVLGGAPQDVLIDGETIAEVGTGLAAEGAEVVEAGGKVLLPGLVDLHTHLREPGREDSETVLTGTRAAASGGYTAVFAMANTFPVADTAGVVEQVWRLGREHGYCDVQPIGAVTVGLEGRKLAELGAMHESAAGVTVFSDDGKCVDDAVIMRRALEYVKAFGGVVAQHAQEPRLTEGAQMNEGVVSAELGLGGWPAVAEESIIARDVLLAEHVGSRVHICHLSTAGSVEIVRWAKSRGIRVTAEVTPHHLLLTDELVRTYNPVYKVNPPLRTERDVMALREALADGTIDIVATDHAPHPHEDKDCEWAAAAMGMVGLETALSVVQETMVDTGLLDWAGVADRMSVTPARIGQATGHGRPVSAGEPANLTLVDTAYRGEVDPAGFASRSRNTPYEGRELPGRVTHTWLRGKATLVDGKLT from the coding sequence ATGAGCAAGATCCTGATCCGTGGTGCGAAGGTGCTCGGCGGCGCGCCGCAGGACGTGCTGATCGACGGCGAGACCATCGCCGAGGTGGGCACGGGCCTCGCCGCCGAGGGCGCCGAGGTGGTCGAGGCCGGCGGCAAGGTGCTGCTGCCGGGCCTGGTCGACCTGCACACCCACCTGCGCGAGCCGGGCCGCGAGGACTCCGAGACCGTGCTGACCGGCACCCGCGCCGCGGCGAGCGGCGGCTACACCGCCGTGTTCGCCATGGCCAACACCTTCCCGGTCGCCGACACCGCAGGCGTCGTCGAGCAGGTCTGGCGGCTCGGCCGCGAGCACGGCTACTGCGACGTCCAGCCCATCGGCGCCGTCACCGTCGGCCTGGAGGGCAGGAAGCTCGCCGAGCTGGGCGCCATGCACGAGTCGGCCGCCGGGGTCACCGTCTTCTCCGACGACGGCAAGTGCGTGGACGACGCGGTGATCATGCGCCGCGCGCTGGAGTACGTGAAGGCCTTCGGCGGCGTCGTCGCCCAGCACGCCCAGGAGCCGCGGCTGACCGAGGGCGCCCAGATGAACGAGGGCGTCGTCTCCGCCGAGCTGGGCTTGGGCGGCTGGCCGGCCGTCGCCGAGGAGTCGATCATCGCCCGGGACGTGCTGCTCGCCGAGCACGTCGGCTCCCGCGTCCACATCTGCCACCTGTCGACCGCCGGCAGTGTCGAGATCGTCCGCTGGGCCAAGTCCCGCGGCATCCGGGTCACCGCCGAGGTCACCCCGCACCACCTGCTCCTCACCGACGAGCTGGTGCGCACCTACAACCCCGTCTACAAGGTGAACCCGCCGCTGCGCACCGAGCGCGACGTCATGGCCCTGCGCGAGGCGCTCGCCGACGGCACGATCGACATCGTCGCCACCGACCACGCCCCGCACCCGCACGAGGACAAGGACTGCGAGTGGGCCGCCGCCGCCATGGGCATGGTGGGCCTGGAGACCGCGTTGTCGGTGGTCCAGGAGACGATGGTCGACACGGGCCTGCTGGACTGGGCCGGCGTGGCCGACCGCATGTCCGTCACGCCCGCCCGGATCGGCCAGGCCACCGGCCACGGCCGCCCCGTCTCGGCTGGTGAGCCCGCCAACCTCACCCTCGTCGACACGGCATACCGTGGCGAGGTGGACCCCGCGGGCTTCGCCTCGCGCAGCCGCAACACTCCCTACGAGGGCCGTGAGCTGCCGGGCCGTGTGACGCACACGTGGCTGCGGGGCAAGGCCACGCTCGTCGACGGGAAGCTCACGTGA
- the carA gene encoding glutamine-hydrolyzing carbamoyl-phosphate synthase small subunit: MTTSTRGAARVPAVLVLEDGRTFRGRAYGAVGETFGEAVFSTGMTGYQETLTDPSYDRQIVVATAPQIGNTGWNDEDDESGRIWVSGYVVRDPARVPSNWRAKRSLDDELERQGVVGISGIDTRALTRHLRERGSMRAGIFSGEALAPEAELLARVQAQPQMKGASLYEEVATKEAYVVPAVGEKRFTVAAIDLGIKGMTPQRMAERGIEVHVLPATATADDVYAVGPDGVFFSNGPGDPATADGPVALMTAVLERRTPLFGICFGNQILGRALGFGTYKLKYGHRGINQPVQDRTTGKVEVTAHNHGFAVDAPLDKVSETKFGRAEVSHVCLNDNVVEGLQLLDQPAFSVQYHPEAAAGPHDAAYLFDRFVSLMEGQRA; this comes from the coding sequence ATGACGACCTCCACCAGGGGAGCCGCCAGGGTTCCCGCCGTACTCGTCCTGGAGGACGGCCGCACCTTCCGCGGCCGCGCCTACGGGGCCGTGGGGGAGACCTTCGGCGAGGCCGTGTTCTCCACCGGCATGACCGGCTACCAGGAAACCCTCACCGACCCGTCGTACGACCGCCAGATCGTCGTCGCGACCGCCCCGCAGATCGGCAACACCGGCTGGAACGACGAGGACGACGAGTCGGGCCGCATCTGGGTCTCCGGCTACGTCGTGCGCGACCCCGCGCGCGTGCCGTCCAACTGGCGGGCCAAGCGCTCCCTGGACGACGAGCTGGAGCGCCAGGGCGTGGTCGGCATCTCCGGCATCGACACCCGCGCCCTCACCCGCCACCTGCGCGAGCGCGGCTCGATGCGGGCCGGCATCTTCTCCGGCGAGGCCCTCGCCCCCGAGGCGGAGCTGCTGGCCCGCGTGCAGGCCCAGCCGCAGATGAAGGGCGCGAGCCTGTACGAGGAGGTCGCGACCAAGGAGGCGTACGTCGTCCCGGCCGTCGGCGAGAAGCGCTTCACCGTCGCCGCCATCGACCTCGGCATCAAGGGCATGACCCCGCAGCGGATGGCCGAGCGCGGCATCGAGGTGCACGTCCTGCCCGCCACCGCCACCGCCGACGACGTCTACGCCGTCGGCCCGGACGGCGTGTTCTTCTCCAACGGCCCCGGCGACCCGGCGACCGCCGACGGCCCGGTCGCGCTGATGACGGCCGTCCTGGAGCGCCGGACGCCCCTGTTCGGCATCTGCTTCGGCAACCAGATCCTCGGCCGCGCCCTCGGCTTCGGCACCTACAAGCTGAAGTACGGCCACCGCGGCATCAACCAGCCGGTCCAGGACCGTACGACCGGCAAGGTCGAGGTCACCGCGCACAACCACGGCTTCGCCGTGGACGCGCCGCTCGACAAGGTCAGCGAGACGAAGTTCGGCCGCGCCGAGGTCTCGCACGTCTGCCTGAACGACAACGTCGTGGAGGGGCTCCAGCTGCTCGACCAGCCCGCCTTCTCCGTCCAGTACCACCCCGAAGCGGCAGCCGGACCGCACGACGCCGCCTACCTGTTCGACCGCTTCGTTTCCCTGATGGAGGGCCAGCGTGCCTAA
- the carB gene encoding carbamoyl-phosphate synthase large subunit: MPKRTDIQSVLVIGSGPIVIGQAAEFDYSGTQACRVLKAEGLRVILVNSNPATIMTDPEIADATYVEPITPEFVEKIIAKERPDALLPTLGGQTALNTAISLHDNGVLAKYGVELIGAKPEAIHKGEDRDLFKEVVEEVRKKIGHGESARSVICHSMDDVLKGVETLGGYPVVVRPSFTMGGAGSGFAHNEEELRRIAGQGLTLSPTTEVLLEESILGWKEYELELMRDKNDNVVVVCSIENFDPMGVHTGDSITVAPSMTLTDREYQVLRDIGIAVIREVGVDTGGCNIQFAVNPEDGRVIVIEMNPRVSRSSALASKATGFPIAKIAAKLAVGYTLDEIPNDITAETPASFEPTLDYVVVKAPRFAFEKFPQADSTLTTTMKSVGEAMAIGRNFPEAFQKALRSLEKKGSQFTFVGDPGDKDTLLREAVRPTDGRINTVMQAIRAGATPEEVFEYTKIDPWFVDQLFLIKEIADELAEAPELTADVLAEAKRHGFSDQQIGEIRGLREDVVREVRHALGIRPVYKTVDTCAAEFAARTPYFYSAYDEESEVAPRQKPAVIILGSGPNRIGQGIEFDYSCVHASFALADAGYETVMVNCNPETVSTDYDTSDRLYFEPLTLEDVLEIVHAEQQAGPVAGVIVQLGGQTPLGLSQALKDNGVPIVGTSPEAIHAAEDRGAFGRVLAEAGLPAPKHGTATTFSEAKAIADEIGYPVLVRPSYVLGGRGMEIVYDETRLASYIAESTEISPSRPVLVDRFLDDAIEIDVDALYDGEELYLGGVMEHIEEAGIHSGDSACALPPITLGGFDIKRLRASTEAIAKGVGVRGLINIQFAMAGDILYVLEANPRASRTVPFTSKATAVPLAKAAARISLGATIAELRAEGLLPKDGDGGELPLDAPISVKEAVLPWSRFRDFQGRGVDTVLGPEMRSTGEVMGIDSVFGTAYAKSQAGAYGPLPTKGRAFISVANRDKRSMIFPARELVAHGFELLATSGTAEVLKRNGINATVVRKQSEGTGPNGERTIVQLIHDGEVDLIVNTPYGTGGRLDGYDIRTAAVARSVPCLTTVQALAAAVQGIDALNHGDVGVRSLQEHAERLTAARD, encoded by the coding sequence GTGCCTAAGCGCACCGATATCCAGTCCGTCCTGGTCATCGGCTCCGGCCCGATCGTCATCGGCCAGGCCGCCGAGTTCGACTACTCCGGCACCCAGGCGTGCCGCGTGCTCAAGGCCGAGGGCCTGCGCGTGATCCTGGTCAACTCCAACCCGGCGACGATCATGACCGACCCGGAGATCGCCGACGCCACCTACGTCGAGCCGATCACCCCCGAGTTCGTCGAGAAGATCATCGCCAAGGAGCGCCCGGACGCCCTGCTGCCCACCCTGGGCGGCCAGACGGCCCTGAACACCGCCATCTCCCTGCACGACAACGGCGTCCTCGCCAAGTACGGCGTGGAGCTGATCGGCGCCAAGCCCGAGGCGATCCACAAGGGCGAGGACCGCGACCTGTTCAAGGAGGTCGTGGAGGAGGTCCGCAAGAAGATCGGGCACGGCGAGTCCGCCCGCTCGGTCATCTGCCACTCCATGGACGACGTCCTCAAGGGCGTCGAGACCCTCGGCGGCTACCCGGTCGTCGTCCGCCCGTCCTTCACCATGGGCGGCGCCGGCTCCGGCTTCGCGCACAACGAGGAGGAGCTGCGCCGCATCGCCGGTCAGGGCCTCACGCTCTCCCCGACCACCGAGGTACTCCTGGAGGAGTCCATCCTCGGCTGGAAGGAGTACGAGCTGGAGCTGATGCGCGACAAGAACGACAACGTCGTGGTCGTCTGCTCCATCGAGAACTTCGACCCGATGGGCGTGCACACCGGCGACTCCATCACCGTCGCGCCCTCGATGACGCTGACCGACCGCGAGTACCAGGTGCTGCGTGACATCGGCATCGCCGTGATCCGCGAGGTCGGCGTCGACACCGGTGGCTGCAACATCCAGTTCGCGGTCAACCCCGAGGACGGCCGCGTGATCGTCATCGAGATGAACCCGCGCGTGTCGCGTTCCTCGGCGCTCGCCTCCAAGGCCACCGGCTTCCCGATCGCGAAGATCGCCGCCAAGCTGGCCGTCGGCTACACCCTGGACGAGATCCCGAACGACATCACCGCCGAGACCCCGGCCTCCTTCGAGCCGACCCTCGACTACGTCGTCGTCAAGGCCCCGCGGTTCGCCTTCGAGAAGTTCCCGCAGGCCGACTCCACGCTGACCACCACCATGAAGTCGGTCGGCGAGGCCATGGCCATCGGCCGCAACTTCCCCGAGGCCTTTCAGAAGGCGCTGCGCTCCCTGGAGAAGAAGGGCAGCCAGTTCACCTTCGTCGGCGACCCGGGCGACAAGGACACCCTGCTGCGCGAGGCCGTGCGGCCCACCGACGGCCGGATCAACACCGTCATGCAGGCCATCCGCGCCGGCGCCACGCCCGAGGAGGTCTTCGAGTACACGAAGATCGACCCCTGGTTCGTGGACCAGCTCTTCCTCATCAAGGAGATCGCCGACGAGCTGGCCGAGGCTCCCGAGCTGACCGCCGACGTGCTCGCCGAGGCCAAGCGGCACGGCTTCTCCGACCAGCAGATCGGCGAGATCCGCGGCCTGCGCGAGGACGTCGTCCGCGAGGTCCGGCACGCCCTCGGCATCCGCCCGGTCTACAAGACGGTCGACACCTGCGCCGCCGAGTTCGCCGCCAGGACGCCGTACTTCTACTCGGCCTACGACGAGGAGAGCGAGGTCGCCCCCCGGCAGAAGCCGGCCGTCATCATCCTCGGCTCCGGCCCCAACCGCATCGGCCAGGGCATCGAGTTCGACTACTCCTGCGTCCACGCCTCCTTCGCGCTGGCCGACGCCGGATACGAGACGGTGATGGTCAACTGCAACCCGGAGACCGTCTCCACGGACTACGACACCTCCGACCGCCTGTACTTCGAGCCGCTGACGCTGGAGGACGTGCTGGAGATCGTCCACGCCGAGCAGCAGGCCGGCCCGGTCGCGGGCGTCATCGTCCAGCTCGGCGGCCAGACCCCGCTGGGCCTGTCGCAGGCGCTGAAGGACAACGGCGTGCCGATCGTGGGCACCTCCCCGGAGGCCATCCACGCGGCCGAGGACCGCGGCGCCTTCGGCCGCGTCCTCGCCGAGGCGGGTCTGCCGGCGCCCAAGCACGGCACGGCCACCACCTTCTCGGAGGCCAAGGCCATCGCCGACGAGATCGGCTACCCGGTCCTGGTCCGGCCGTCGTACGTGCTCGGCGGGCGCGGCATGGAGATCGTCTACGACGAGACCCGCCTCGCCTCCTACATCGCCGAGTCGACCGAGATCAGCCCCTCCCGGCCGGTCCTCGTCGACCGCTTCCTGGACGACGCCATCGAGATCGACGTCGACGCGCTCTACGACGGCGAGGAGCTGTACCTCGGCGGTGTGATGGAGCACATCGAGGAGGCCGGCATCCACTCCGGCGACTCGGCGTGCGCCCTGCCCCCGATCACCCTGGGCGGCTTCGACATCAAGCGGCTGCGCGCCTCCACCGAGGCCATCGCCAAGGGCGTCGGCGTGCGCGGCCTGATCAACATCCAGTTCGCGATGGCCGGCGACATCCTCTACGTCCTGGAGGCCAACCCGCGCGCCTCCCGCACGGTGCCCTTCACCTCCAAGGCGACCGCGGTGCCGCTCGCCAAGGCCGCCGCCCGCATCTCGCTGGGCGCGACCATCGCCGAGCTGCGCGCCGAGGGCCTGCTGCCGAAGGACGGCGACGGCGGCGAGCTGCCGCTGGACGCGCCGATCTCCGTCAAGGAGGCCGTCCTGCCGTGGTCGCGCTTCCGCGACTTCCAGGGCCGCGGCGTGGACACCGTGCTCGGCCCGGAGATGCGCTCCACGGGCGAGGTCATGGGCATCGACTCCGTCTTCGGCACGGCGTACGCCAAGTCGCAGGCGGGCGCGTACGGCCCGCTGCCCACCAAGGGCCGCGCGTTCATCTCGGTCGCCAACCGCGACAAGCGCTCGATGATCTTCCCGGCGCGCGAGCTGGTCGCCCACGGCTTCGAGCTGCTCGCCACCTCCGGCACCGCCGAGGTCCTCAAGCGCAACGGCATCAACGCCACGGTCGTGCGCAAGCAGTCCGAGGGCACCGGCCCGAACGGCGAGCGGACCATCGTCCAGCTCATCCACGACGGCGAGGTCGACCTCATCGTCAACACGCCGTACGGCACCGGCGGCCGCCTCGACGGCTACGACATCCGTACGGCCGCGGTGGCCCGCTCCGTGCCCTGCCTGACCACCGTCCAGGCCCTCGCGGCGGCCGTCCAGGGCATCGACGCCCTCAACCACGGAGACGTGGGCGTCCGCTCGCTCCAGGAACACGCCGAACGCCTGACCGCGGCCCGCGACTAG
- a CDS encoding quinone-dependent dihydroorotate dehydrogenase: protein MYKIFFRLVFRRMDPEQAHHLAFRWIRLAARIPVLRTFAAAVLAPRHKELRTEAFGLRMHGPFGLAAGFDKNAVAVDGMSMLGFDHVEIGTVTGEPQPGNPRKRLFRLVADRALINRMGFNNDGSLTVAARLATREPVFRTVVGVNIGKTKAVPEAEAVADYVKSAERLAPYADYLVVNVSSPNTPGLRDLQAVDHLRPLLTAVREAADRTVPGRRVPLLVKIAPDLADEDVDAVADLAVELGLDGIIATNTTIAREGLGLRSAPALVRETGGLSGAPLKARSLEVLRRLYARVGDRITLVGVGGIETAEDAWQRILAGATLVQGYSAFIYEGPFWCRSIHKGLAARLRTSPYATLADAVGADVRKPA from the coding sequence ATGTACAAGATCTTTTTCAGGTTGGTCTTCCGGCGCATGGACCCGGAGCAGGCCCACCACCTGGCCTTCCGCTGGATCCGCCTGGCCGCCCGCATCCCCGTGCTGCGCACCTTCGCCGCCGCCGTTCTCGCGCCCCGCCACAAGGAGCTGCGCACGGAGGCGTTCGGGCTGCGGATGCACGGCCCGTTCGGGCTGGCCGCCGGCTTCGACAAGAACGCCGTCGCCGTCGACGGGATGTCGATGCTGGGCTTCGACCACGTCGAGATCGGCACGGTGACGGGGGAGCCGCAGCCCGGCAACCCCAGGAAGCGGCTGTTCCGGCTCGTCGCCGACCGCGCGCTGATCAACCGCATGGGCTTCAACAACGACGGCTCGCTGACCGTGGCCGCCCGCCTGGCCACGCGTGAGCCCGTCTTCAGGACCGTCGTCGGCGTCAACATCGGCAAGACCAAGGCCGTCCCCGAGGCGGAGGCCGTCGCCGACTACGTGAAGTCGGCCGAGCGCCTCGCGCCGTACGCGGACTACCTCGTCGTCAACGTCTCCTCGCCCAACACCCCCGGCCTGCGCGACCTCCAGGCGGTGGACCACCTGCGCCCGCTGCTCACCGCGGTGCGCGAGGCCGCCGACCGCACGGTCCCCGGCCGACGCGTCCCGCTGCTGGTGAAGATCGCTCCCGACCTCGCCGACGAGGACGTCGACGCGGTCGCCGACCTCGCCGTGGAACTGGGCCTGGACGGCATCATCGCCACCAACACCACCATCGCCCGCGAGGGCCTGGGCCTGCGCTCCGCGCCCGCGCTGGTGCGGGAGACCGGCGGCCTGTCCGGGGCCCCGCTCAAGGCGCGCTCCCTGGAGGTCCTGCGCCGCCTGTACGCGCGCGTGGGCGACCGGATCACCCTGGTGGGCGTAGGCGGCATCGAGACCGCCGAGGACGCCTGGCAGCGCATCCTGGCCGGTGCCACGCTGGTCCAGGGCTACAGCGCCTTCATCTACGAGGGCCCCTTCTGGTGCCGCTCGATCCACAAGGGCCTCGCCGCGCGCCTGCGCACCAGCCCGTACGCCACCCTCGCCGACGCGGTCGGCGCCGACGTGAGGAAGCCCGCATGA
- a CDS encoding aspartate carbamoyltransferase catalytic subunit, with product MQRHLISAADLTRDDAVLILDTAEEMARVADRPIKKLPTLRGRTVVNLFFEDSTRTRISFEAAEKRLSADVINFSAKGSSVSKGESLKDTAQTLEAMGVDAVVIRHGASGAPYRLANSGWIDAAVINAGDGTHQHPTQALLDAFTLRRRLVGRDAGLGQDLSGKRITVVGDVLHSRVARSNVDLLHTLGAEVTLVAPPTLVPVGVESWPCAVSYDLDSTLPKSDAVMMLRVQRERMNAAFFPTEREYSRRYGLDGDRMARLPEHAIVMHPGPMVRGMEITAEVADSGRCTAVEQVANGVSIRMAVLYLLLGGNEPAVTHSRTEEK from the coding sequence ATGCAGCGCCATCTCATCTCGGCCGCCGACCTCACCCGCGACGACGCAGTCCTGATCCTCGACACCGCCGAGGAGATGGCCCGGGTCGCCGACCGGCCGATCAAGAAGCTGCCGACCCTGCGCGGCCGGACGGTCGTCAACCTCTTCTTCGAGGACTCCACGCGGACGCGTATCTCCTTCGAGGCCGCCGAGAAACGGCTCTCCGCGGACGTCATCAACTTCTCCGCCAAGGGCTCCTCGGTGTCCAAGGGCGAGTCCCTGAAGGACACCGCCCAGACCCTGGAGGCCATGGGCGTCGACGCCGTGGTCATCCGGCACGGCGCCTCCGGGGCCCCGTACCGGCTCGCCAACTCCGGCTGGATCGACGCGGCCGTCATCAACGCCGGCGACGGCACCCACCAGCACCCCACCCAGGCCCTGCTGGACGCCTTCACCCTGCGCCGCCGGCTGGTCGGCCGCGACGCCGGTCTCGGCCAGGACCTGTCCGGCAAGCGGATCACCGTCGTCGGCGACGTCCTGCACAGCCGGGTCGCCCGTTCCAACGTCGACCTGCTGCACACGCTCGGCGCCGAGGTCACCCTGGTCGCCCCGCCCACCCTGGTACCGGTCGGCGTCGAGTCCTGGCCGTGCGCGGTCTCCTACGACCTCGACAGCACGCTGCCCAAGAGCGACGCGGTGATGATGCTCCGTGTCCAGCGCGAGCGCATGAACGCGGCCTTCTTCCCGACCGAGCGCGAGTACTCCCGGCGCTACGGCCTCGACGGCGACCGCATGGCCAGGCTGCCCGAACACGCCATCGTGATGCACCCCGGCCCGATGGTCCGCGGCATGGAGATCACCGCCGAGGTCGCCGACTCCGGCCGCTGCACCGCCGTCGAACAGGTCGCCAACGGCGTCTCCATCCGGATGGCCGTCCTCTATCTGCTGCTCGGTGGCAACGAGCCCGCCGTCACCCACTCCCGTACCGAGGAGAAGTAA
- the pyrR gene encoding bifunctional pyr operon transcriptional regulator/uracil phosphoribosyltransferase PyrR: MDTHDTSVHPQASDARPVLEGPDIARVLTRIAHEIVERAKGADDVVLLGIPTRGVFLARRLAAKLAQITDRAIPVGSLDITMYRDDLRMHPPRALARTEIPGDGIDGKLVVLVDDVLFSGRTIRAALDALNDIGRPRAVQLAVLVDRGHRELPIRADYVGKNLPTSLRETVKVQLAEEDGRDTVLLGAKPEPQ, encoded by the coding sequence ATGGACACGCACGACACTTCCGTGCACCCGCAAGCGTCCGATGCCCGGCCCGTGCTCGAAGGCCCTGACATCGCGCGGGTGCTGACCCGTATCGCCCACGAGATCGTCGAGCGCGCCAAGGGCGCCGACGACGTGGTGCTCCTCGGCATCCCGACCCGGGGCGTCTTCCTCGCCCGGCGGCTCGCCGCCAAGCTGGCGCAGATCACCGACCGCGCGATCCCGGTCGGCTCTCTCGACATCACCATGTACCGCGACGACCTGCGCATGCACCCGCCGCGTGCGCTGGCCCGCACCGAGATCCCCGGTGACGGCATCGACGGCAAGCTGGTCGTCCTGGTGGACGACGTGCTCTTCTCCGGCCGCACCATCCGCGCCGCCCTGGACGCCCTGAACGACATCGGGCGTCCCCGCGCGGTGCAGCTCGCGGTCCTGGTCGACCGGGGTCACCGCGAACTGCCGATCCGCGCCGACTACGTCGGCAAGAACCTCCCCACGTCGCTGCGGGAGACGGTCAAGGTCCAGCTCGCCGAGGAGGACGGTCGCGACACCGTGCTGCTCGGTGCGAAGCCGGAACCTCAGTAG